One genomic region from Saccharomyces cerevisiae S288C chromosome XI, complete sequence encodes:
- the FAS1 gene encoding tetrafunctional fatty acid synthase subunit FAS1 (Beta subunit of fatty acid synthetase; complex catalyzes the synthesis of long-chain saturated fatty acids; contains acetyltransacylase, dehydratase, enoyl reductase, malonyl transacylase, and palmitoyl transacylase activities; specific target of the broad-spectrum antifungal NPD6433): protein MDAYSTRPLTLSHGSLEHVLLVPTASFFIASQLQEQFNKILPEPTEGFAADDEPTTPAELVGKFLGYVSSLVEPSKVGQFDQVLNLCLTEFENCYLEGNDIHALAAKLLQENDTTLVKTKELIKNYITARIMAKRPFDKKSNSALFRAVGEGNAQLVAIFGGQGNTDDYFEELRDLYQTYHVLVGDLIKFSAETLSELIRTTLDAEKVFTQGLNILEWLENPSNTPDKDYLLSIPISCPLIGVIQLAHYVVTAKLLGFTPGELRSYLKGATGHSQGLVTAVAIAETDSWESFFVSVRKAITVLFFIGVRCYEAYPNTSLPPSILEDSLENNEGVPSPMLSISNLTQEQVQDYVNKTNSHLPAGKQVEISLVNGAKNLVVSGPPQSLYGLNLTLRKAKAPSGLDQSRIPFSERKLKFSNRFLPVASPFHSHLLVPASDLINKDLVKNNVSFNAKDIQIPVYDTFDGSDLRVLSGSISERIVDCIIRLPVKWETTTQFKATHILDFGPGGASGLGVLTHRNKDGTGVRVIVAGTLDINPDDDYGFKQEIFDVTSNGLKKNPNWLEEYHPKLIKNKSGKIFVETKFSKLIGRPPLLVPGMTPCTVSPDFVAATTNAGYTIELAGGGYFSAAGMTAAIDSVVSQIEKGSTFGINLIYVNPFMLQWGIPLIKELRSKGYPIQFLTIGAGVPSLEVASEYIETLGLKYLGLKPGSIDAISQVINIAKAHPNFPIALQWTGGRGGGHHSFEDAHTPMLQMYSKIRRHPNIMLIFGSGFGSADDTYPYLTGEWSTKFDYPPMPFDGFLFGSRVMIAKEVKTSPDAKKCIAACTGVPDDKWEQTYKKPTGGIVTVRSEMGEPIHKIATRGVMLWKEFDETIFNLPKNKLVPTLEAKRDYIISRLNADFQKPWFATVNGQARDLATMTYEEVAKRLVELMFIRSTNSWFDVTWRTFTGDFLRRVEERFTKSKTLSLIQSYSLLDKPDEAIEKVFNAYPAAREQFLNAQDIDHFLSMCQNPMQKPVPFVPVLDRRFEIFFKKDSLWQSEHLEAVVDQDVQRTCILHGPVAAQFTKVIDEPIKSIMDGIHDGHIKKLLHQYYGDDESKIPAVEYFGGESPVDVQSQVDSSSVSEDSAVFKATSSTDEESWFKALAGSEINWRHASFLCSFITQDKMFVSNPIRKVFKPSQGMVVEISNGNTSSKTVVTLSEPVQGELKPTVILKLLKENIIQMEMIENRTMDGKPVSLPLLYNFNPDNGFAPISEVMEDRNQRIKEMYWKLWIDEPFNLDFDPRDVIKGKDFEITAKEVYDFTHAVGNNCEDFVSRPDRTMLAPMDFAIVVGWRAIIKAIFPNTVDGDLLKLVHLSNGYKMIPGAKPLQVGDVVSTTAVIESVVNQPTGKIVDVVGTLSRNGKPVMEVTSSFFYRGNYTDFENTFQKTVEPVYQMHIKTSKDIAVLRSKEWFQLDDEDFDLLNKTLTFETETEVTFKNANIFSSVKCFGPIKVELPTKETVEIGIVDYEAGASHGNPVVDFLKRNGSTLEQKVNLENPIPIAVLDSYTPSTNEPYARVSGDLNPIHVSRHFASYANLPGTITHGMFSSASVRALIENWAADSVSSRVRGYTCQFVDMVLPNTALKTSIQHVGMINGRKLIKFETRNEDDVVVLTGEAEIEQPVTTFVFTGQGSQEQGMGMDLYKTSKAAQDVWNRADNHFKDTYGFSILDIVINNPVNLTIHFGGEKGKRIRENYSAMIFETIVDGKLKTEKIFKEINEHSTSYTFRSEKGLLSATQFTQPALTLMEKAAFEDLKSKGLIPADATFAGHSLGEYAALASLADVMSIESLVEVVFYRGMTMQVAVPRDELGRSNYGMIAINPGRVAASFSQEALQYVVERVGKRTGWLVEIVNYNVENQQYVAAGDLRALDTVTNVLNFIKLQKIDIIELQKSLSLEEVEGHLFEIIDEASKKSAVKPRPLKLERGFACIPLVGISVPFHSTYLMNGVKPFKSFLKKNIIKENVKVARLAGKYIPNLTAKPFQVTKEYFQDVYDLTGSEPIKEIIDNWEKYEQS from the coding sequence ATGGACGCTTACTCCACAAGACCATTAACCCTATCTCACGGTTCTTTAGAGCACGTGCTTCTGGTACCAACCgcttcatttttcattgctTCGCAATTACAAGAACaatttaataaaattttgcCCGAACCCACTGAAGGGTTTGCTGCAGATGACGAGCCTACCACACCTGCTGAACTAGTGGGGAAATTCCTTGGCTACGTATCTTCTCTAGTCGAACCTTCCAAGGTCGGTCAATTCGATCAGGTCTTGAACCTTTGCTTAacagaatttgaaaactgtTATTTAGAAGGCAATGACATTCACGCCTTGGCTGCTAAACTATTACAGGAAAACGACACAACTTTAGTGAAGACTAAAGAACTaattaaaaattatatTACCGCCAGAATAATGGCTAAGAGACCATTTGACAAAAAATCCAACTCTGCTCTTTTTAGGGCCGTCGGCGAGGGTAACGCACAATTGGTAGCCATTTTCGGTGGTCAAGGTAACACCGACGACtactttgaagaattgCGTGATCTATATCAAACTTATCATGTCTTAGTGGGAGATTTAATCAAGTTCTCCGCTGAAACTTTAAGTGAACTGATTAGAACTACTTTAGATGCTGAAAAAGTCTTTACTCAAGGTTTAAACATATTGGAATGGTTGGAGAACCCTTCAAATACCCCAGACAAGGACTATTTACTTTCCATTCCAATTTCATGCCCCTTAATTGGTGTCATTCAATTGGCTCACTACGTAGTTACTGCCAAGCTTTTGGGTTTCACTCCAGGTGAGTTAAGATCTTACTTAAAAGGTGCTACAGGTCACTCTCAAGGTTTGGTTACTGCTGTCGCCATAGCTGAGACGGATTCCTGGGAATCCTTCTTCGTCTCCGTAAGAAAAGCAATTACTGTATTATTCTTCATCGGTGTTCGTTGTTACGAAGCATACCCAAACACTTCCCTACCACCATCCATCTTGGAAGATTCCTTGGAAAACAATGAAGGTGTTCCATCTCCAATGTTGTCCATTTCCAATCTAACTCAAGAACAAGTTCAAGACTATGTAAATAAGACTAACTCTCATTTGCCAGCTGGTAAACAAGTTGAAATTTCTCTAGTCAATGGTGCGAAGAATCTAGTCGTATCGGGCCCACCACAATCATTATATGGTTTAAACTTGACTTTAAGAAAGGCCAAGGCCCCATCTGGACTGGATCAATCAAGAATCCCATTCAgcgaaagaaaattgaagttCTCCAATAGGTTCTTACCTGTTGCATCACCATTCCATTCCCATCTATTGGTTCCAGCTTCAGATTTGATTAACAAAGACTTAGTCAAAAACAATGTCAGCTTTAACGCTAAAGATATTCAAATCCCCGTTTACGACACTTTTGATGGTTCAGATCTAAGAGTCCTTTCAGGTTCCATTTCCGAGAGAATCGTCGACTGCATCATTAGATTACCTGTCAAATGGGAAACTACTACACAATTCAAAGCCACCCACATATTAGACTTTGGTCCAGGTGGAGCTTCCGGTTTAGGTGTTTTAACCCATCGTAATAAAGATGGTACTGGTGTTCGTGTTATCGTTGCCGGTACTCTCGACATTAACCCAGATGATGATTACGGATTCAAGCAAGAAATCTTTGATGTTACTAGTAAtggtttgaagaaaaatccaAACTGGTTGGAAGAATACCATCCAAAATTAATTAAGAACAAATCAggcaaaatttttgtcgaaacaaaattttctaaatTAATCGGTAGACCACCTTTATTGGTTCCTGGTATGACACCATGTACTGTTTCTCCAGATTTCGTAGCTGCTACCACAAATGCTGGTTATACCATTGAGTTGGCCGGTGGTGGTTACTTTTCCGCAGCAGGTATGACCGCCGCTATTGATTCTGTGGTTTCTCAGATAGAAAAGGGTAGTACCTTCGGTATCAACTTGATCTACGTCAATCCATTTATGTTACAATGGGGTATTCCATTAATCAAGGAACTAAGAAGCAAAGGTTATCCAATTCAATTCTTGACCATTGGTGCTGGTGTCCCATCATTGGAAGTTGCTAGTGAATACATAGAGACATTAGGTTTGAAGTACTTGGGTTTGAAACCAGGTTCCATTGATGCTATTTCGCAAGTTATAAACATTGCTAAAGCACATCCAAACTTCCCAATAGCTTTACAATGGACCGGTGGTAGAGGTGGTGGTCATCATTCTTTCGAAGATGCCCACACTCCAATGTTACAAATGTACTCCAAGATTAGAAGACATCCAAACATTATGTTGATATTCGGTTCTGGTTTCGGTTCTGCTGATGACACTTACCCATACTTAACCGGTGAATGGTCCACAAAATTCGATTATCCACCAATGCCATTCGATGGTTTCCTATTTGGTTCGAGGGTCATGATTGCTAAGGAAGTTAAAACTTCTCCTGATGCTAAGAAGTGTATTGCTGCTTGTACTGGTGTTCCTGATGATAAATGGGAACAAACCTACAAGAAGCCAACTGGTGGTATTGTCACTGTTCGCTCTGAAATGGGTGAACCAATTCACAAAATTGCCACTCGTGGTGTTATGCTATGGAAGGAATTCGACGAAACCATCTTCAACTTACCAAAGAATAAGTTGGTACCAACTTTGGAAGCAAAGAGAGATTACATTATCTCAAGATTGAACGCCGATTTCCAAAAACCATGGTTTGCTACCGTCAACGGTCAAGCCCGTGACCTAGCCACAATGACATACGAAGAAGTTGCAAAGAGATTGGTGGAATTAATGTTCATCAGATCTACCAACTCTTGGTTTGATGTCACATGGAGAACCTTTACTGGTGATTTCCTACGTCGTGTCGAAGAACGTTTCACTAAAAGTAAGACATTGTCTTTAATCCAATCCTATTCTCTACTAGACAAGCCTGATGAagctattgaaaaagtatTTAATGCTTATCCTGCCGCTAGGGAACAGTTCTTGAATGCGCAAGATATTGATCACTTTTTGAGCATGTGTCAAAATCCAATGCAAAAACCAGTGCCTTTTGTTCCAGTTTTGGATCGTAGATTcgagatttttttcaaaaaagattCGTTATGGCAATCTGAGCACTTGGAAGCCGTCGTCGACCAAGACGTTCAAAGAACATGTATCCTACATGGACCTGTTGCAGCACAATTCACTAAAGTCATCGATGAACCAATTAAGAGCATTATGGATGGTATTCACGATGGTCACATCAAAAAGTTACTACATCAATATTACGGTGACGATGAGTCAAAGATTCCAGCAGTTGAGTACTTTGGTGGTGAAAGCCCTGTAGACGTACAAAGTCAAGTTGATTCTTCCTCTGTATCTGAAGACTCAGCTGTTTTTAAGGCAACATCCTCTACTGATGAAGAAAGCTGGTTTAAGGCTTTGGCGGGATCCGAAATTAACTGGAGACATGCAAGTTTCTTATGTTCCTTTATCACTCAAGATAAAATGTTTGTTTCTAACCCAATtagaaaagttttcaagCCAAGCCAAGGAATGGTTGTTGAGATTTCCAACGGCAatacttcttcaaagacTGTTGTCACTCTTTCAGAACCTGTTCAAGGTGAATTGAAACCAACTGTTATTTTGAAGTTGTTGAAGGAGAACATAATCCAAATGGAAATGATTGAGAACAGAACTATGGATGGTAAGCCCGTCAGCTTGCCATTGTTGTACAACTTCAACCCAGATAATGGTTTTGCTCCAATCTCTGAAGTTATGGAGGACAGAAACCAAAGAATTAAGGAAATGTACTGGAAATTATGGATTGATGAGCCTTTCAATTTGGACTTTGACCCAAGAGATGTCATTAAGGGCAAAGATTTCGAGATCACCGCTAAAGAAGTTTATGACTTTACACACGCTGTTGGAAACAATTGTGAAGACTTCGTTTCTAGACCTGATAGAACGATGTTGGCCCCAATGGACTTTGCTATTGTTGTCGGATGGAGAGCCATCATCAAGGCCATTTTCCCTAATACGGTCGATGGTGACTTATTGAAGTTGGTTCATTTGTCTAACGGCTACAAGATGATTCCTGGCGCTAAGCCACTGCAAGTTGGTGATGTTGTTTCAACTACTGCTGTTATTGAATCTGTCGTCAACCAACCTACAGGAAAGATTGTCGATGTGGTAGGTACATTATCGAGAAATGGCAAGCCTGTCATGGAAGTCACCTCCTCATTCTTCTACAGAGGCAACTATACTGACTTTGAAAACACTTTCCAAAAGACTGTTGAACCTGTTTATCAAATGCACATCAAAACTTCTAAAGATATAGCTGTCTTGCGCTCTAAGGAGTGGTTCCAATTGGACGATGAAGACTTCGATCTGTTAAACAAAACTTTGACTTTCGAAACTGAAACTGAAGTTACTTTCAAGAATGCTAACATCTTCTCTTCAGTGAAATGTTTTGGCCCAATTAAAGTTGAATTGCCAACCAAAGAAACCGTGGAGATCGGTATTGTCGATTACGAAGCCGGTGCCTCTCACGGTAACCCTGTTGTTGATTTCTTGAAGAGAAACGGTTCCACATTGGAACAAAAGGTCAATCTAGAAAATCCTATTCCAATTGCAGTACTTGATTCGTACACTCCAAGTACCAACGAACCATACGCTAGAGTTTCTGGTGATTTGAATCCAATTCACGTTTCACGTCATTTTGCCTCTTACGCAAACTTGCCAGGTACTATCACGCACGGtatgttttcttctgctTCCGTCCGTGCTTTGATTGAAAACTGGGCTGCTGACAGTGTTTCATCCAGGGTACGTGGCTACACTTGTCAATTTGTTGACATGGTTTTGCCTAACACTGCTTTGAAAACATCGATTCAACATGTTGGTATGATCAATGGTAGaaaattgataaagttTGAAACTagaaatgaagatgacgtTGTAGTTTTGACTGGTGAAGCCGAAATTGAACAACCTGTTACTACCTTCGTTTTCACTGGTCAAGGTTCACAAGAACAAGGTATGGGTATGGACTTATACAAAACTTCTAAAGCTGCTCAAGATGTTTGGAATAGAGCTGACAACCATTTCAAGGACACTTATGGTTTCTCTATCTTAGACATTGTCATTAACAACCCAGTTAACTTAACAATTCACTTCGGTGGTGAAAAGGGTAAGAGGATCAGAGAAAACTATTCTGCTATGATCTTTGAGACTATCGTGGATGGAAAATTGAAgactgaaaaaattttcaaggaaATTAATGAGCACAGTACTTCTTACACATTTAGATCTGAAAAAGGTTTATTGTCTGCTACTCAATTTACACAACCAGCTTTAACTTTGATGGAAAAAGCTGCTTTCGAAGACTTGAAATCTAAAGGTTTGATCCCAGCCGATGCTACTTTTGCTGGTCACTCTTTAGGTGAGTATGCTGCTTTGGCCTCTTTGGCTGATGTTATGTCTATCGAATCTTTAGTTGAAGTTGTGTTCTACAGAGGTATGACTATGCAAGTTGCTGTTCCAAGAGATGAGTTGGGCAGATCCAACTATGGTATGATTGCCATTAACCCAGGTAGAGTCGCTGCATCATTCTCTCAAGAAGCTTTGCAATATGTTGTTGAGAGAGTTGGTAAGAGAACCGGCTGGTTGGTTGAAATCGTCAACTACAACGTTGAAAACCAACAATATGTTGCAGCTGGTGATCTAAGAGCTTTAGACACCGTTACCAATGTTCTAAACTTCAtcaaattacaaaaaattgatattattgaaCTACAAAAGTCCTTAtctttggaagaagttgaagGTCATTTGTTTGAGATCATTGACGAAGCTTCCAAGAAATCTGCTGTCAAGCCTCGCCCACTTAAATTGGAGAGAGGTTTTGCTTGTATCCCATTAGTTGGTATTTCTGTTCCTTTCCATTCCACCTACTTGATGAATGGTGTTAAACCATTCAAGAGtttcttgaagaagaatatcataaaagaaaatgtgAAGGTTGCTAGATTGGCCGGAAAGTACATTCCAAACTTGACTGCAAAACCATTCCAGGTTACTAAGGAATATTTCCAGGACGTTTATGATTTGACTGGCTCCGAACCTATCAAGGAAATCATCGACAACTGGGAAAAGTATGAACAATCCTAA
- the COY1 gene encoding CCAAT displacement transcription factor COY1 (Golgi membrane protein with similarity to mammalian CASP; packaged into COPII vesicles for trafficking between ER and Golgi; genetic interactions with GOS1 (encoding a Golgi snare protein) suggest a role in Golgi function) — MDTSVYSHALDIWAKADLTNLQRELDADVIEIKDKETLSLNSRKSLATETKKFKKLEPEEKLNNVNKIIKQYQREIDNLTQRSKFSEKVLFDVYEKLSEAPDPQPLLQSSLEKLGKIDDSKELKEKISYLEDKLAKYADYETLKSRLLDLEQSSAKTLAKRLTAKTQEINSTWEEKGRNWKEREADLLKQLTNVQEQNKALEAKISKNIDIEGNGNEDGDQENNQKEVSTRIAEYNLVTQELETTQARIYQLEKRNEELSGALAKATSEAEKETELHAKELKLNQLESENALLSASYEQERKSTSHAINELKEQLNSVVAESESYKSELETVRRKLNNYSDYNKIKEELSALKKIEFGVNEDDSDNDIRSEDKNDNTFESSLLSANKKLQATLAEYRSKSTAQEEERNELKKSVDQLKQQIATLKEANEKLETDLEKVENVSPHFNETASMMSGVTRQMNNRTSHKMSPTSSIIGIPEDGELSGNQSTILPIVTKQRDRFRSRNMDLEKQLRQGNSEKGKLKLEISKLKGDNTKLYERIRYLQSYNNNNAPVNQSTERIDVESQYSRVYDESLHPMANFRQNELNHYKNKKLSALEKLFSSFAKVILQNKMTRMVFLFYCIGLHGLVFMMSMYVINISGYMTPEVGIVQSAKSSSNLNGGLGGAEKVAAGVGSVHGINR, encoded by the coding sequence ATGGATACGTCAGTATATTCTCATGCATTGGATATTTGGGCCAAGGCAGATTTAACGAATCTTCAAAGAGAATTGGATGCTGATGTTATAGAGATTAAGGATAAAGAAACCCTGTCCTTGAATTCAAGAAAGTCATTAGCCACTGAGactaaaaaatttaaaaaactCGAACCTGaggaaaaattgaacaatgTGAATAAAATAATTAAGCAGTACCAACGTGAAATTGATAATTTGACACAGAGATCAAAATTCTCTGAAAAGGTTCTTTTTGACGTATACGAAAAGCTTTCAGAGGCTCCTGATCCACAGCCGCTACTACAAAGTTCGTTGGAAAAATTGGGCAAAATTGATGACTCGAAGGAActtaaggaaaaaataagcTACCTAGAAGATAAGCTAGCCAAATATGCAGATTATGAGACTTTGAAATCAAGGTTACTGGACCTAGAGCAAAGCTCTGCAAAAACATTGGCAAAAAGACTGACTGCGAAAACTCAAGAAATCAATTCTACCTGGGaggaaaaaggaagaaattgGAAAGAGAGAGAAGCAGATCTATTGAAACAATTAACAAATGTACAGGAGCAAAACAAGGCACTAGAGGCCAAAATATCTAAAAATATAGATATAGAAGGTAATGGAAACGAAGATGGTGACCAAGAAAACAATCAAAAAGAAGTATCTACAAGGATTGCTGAATATAATCTAGTAACACAGGAGTTGGAAACTACGCAGGCTAGAATATATCAGttagagaaaagaaatgaggAACTAAGTGGTGCTCTTGCAAAGGCAACTAGTgaagcagaaaaagaaactgagTTACATGCAAAGGAACTAAAACTTAACCAGCTGGAAAGCGAAAATGCATTGTTGAGTGCATCCTATGAGCAGGAACGGAAATCAACATCACATGCAATAAATGAGttaaaagaacaattaaATAGCGTTGTGGCGGAATCGGAATCTTACAAGTCGGAGCTAGAAACTGTTAGAAGAAAACTAAACAATTATTCTGATTACAATaagataaaagaagaactttctgcattgaaaaaaattgagttTGGGGTAAACGAAGATGATTCTGATAATGACATTCGCTCTGAAGACAAGAATGATAATACTTTCGAAAGTTCCTTACTATCTGCAAATAAGAAGCTCCAGGCTACTTTGGCGGAATACCGCTCAAAAAGTACGGCTCAAGAGGAAGAACGAAacgaattgaaaaaatctgtGGACCAATTGAAGCAGCAAATAGCTACTCTCAAAGAagcaaatgaaaaattagagaCGGACCTAGAAAAAGTAGAGAACGTCAGTCCTCACTTCAACGAGACTGCAAGTATGATGTCTGGTGTAACAAGACAAATGAACAATCGTACGTCCCATAAAATGTCCCCAACGAGTTCTATTATTGGTATTCCAGAAGATGGGGAACTTTCTGGAAACCAATCAACCATTTTACCAATAGTTACTAAACAAAGAGACAGATTTCGTTCGAGAAATATGGATCTGGAAAAGCAACTAAGACAAGGAAACTCAGAAAAGGGTAAGCTTAAACTAGAAATTTCGAAGCTAAAAGGCGACAATACGAAGCTTTATGAACGGATTAGGTATCTGCAATCctataataataacaacgCTCCCGTTAATCAAAGTACAGAGCGTATTGACGTGGAATCCCAATACTCAAGGGTGTATGATGAATCGTTGCATCCAATGGCAAATTTTAGACAGAACGAATTAAACCActacaaaaacaagaaattaTCAGCTTTAGAGAAGTTATTTTCCAGTTTTGCAAAAGTcattttacaaaataaaatgacAAGGATGGTATTCCTCTTTTACTGTATCGGTTTACACGGACTCGTATTCATGATGAGCATGTATGTGATTAATATTAGCGGCTACATGACACCTGAGGTTGGTATAGTACAATCGGCAAAgtcttcttcaaatctCAACGGAGGACTTGGGGGAGCAGAAAAAGTAGCTGCAGGCGTTGGTTCAGTTCATGGCATAAATCGATAG
- the RPL17A gene encoding 60S ribosomal protein uL22 RPL17A (Ribosomal 60S subunit protein L17A; required for processing of 27SB pre-rRNA and formation of stable 66S assembly intermediates; copurifies with the Dam1 complex (aka DASH complex); homologous to mammalian ribosomal protein L17 and bacterial L22; RPL17A has a paralog, RPL17B, that arose from the whole genome duplication; protein abundance increases in response to DNA replication stress), whose amino-acid sequence MARYGATSTNPAKSASARGSYLRVSFKNTRETAQAINGWELTKAQKYLEQVLDHQRAIPFRRFNSSIGRTAQGKEFGVTKARWPAKSVKFVQGLLQNAAANAEAKGLDATKLYVSHIQVNQAPKQRRRTYRAHGRINKYESSPSHIELVVTEKEEAVAKAAEKKVVRLTSRQRGRIAAQKRIAA is encoded by the exons ATGGCTAGATACGGTGCTACTTCCACTAACCCTGCTAAATCCGCTTCTGCTCGTGGTTCCTACTTGCGTGTTTCTTTCAAGAACACCAGAGAAACTGCTCAAGCTATTAACGGTTGGGAATTGACCAAGGCTCAAAAATACTTGGAACAAGTTTTGGACCACCAAAGAGCTATTCCTTTCAGAAGATTTAACTCTTCCATCGGTAGAACTGCTCAAGGTAAGGAATTTGGTGTCACCAAGGCTAGATGGCCAGCTAAGTCTGTTAAGTTCGTTCAAGGTTTGTTGCAAAACGCCGCTGCCAACGCTGAA GCTAAAGGTTTGGATGCTACTAAATTGTACGTTTCTCATATCCAAGTTAACCAAGCTCCAaagcaaagaagaagaacttaCAGAGCTCACGGTAGAATCAACAAGTACGAATCTTCTCCATCCCACATTGAATTAGTTGTCactgaaaaggaagaagctGTCGCCAAGGCTGCTGAAAAGAAGGTCGTTAGATTGACTTCTAGACAAAGAGGTAGAATCGCCGCCCAAAAGCGTATTGCTGCTTAA
- the PRS1 gene encoding ribose phosphate diphosphokinase subunit PRS1 (5-phospho-ribosyl-1(alpha)-pyrophosphate synthetase; synthesizes PRPP, which is required for nucleotide, histidine, and tryptophan biosynthesis; plays a key role in cell wall integrity (CWI) pathway; one of five related enzymes, which are active as heteromultimeric complexes; missense mutations in human homolog PRPS1 are associated with neuropathic Arts syndrome and Charcot-Marie Tooth (CMTX5) disease) has protein sequence MRKCKIFVGNSHPELGNMVCQRLGIEPAPCTLKKFANGETSVQIGVSVRDEDVYVIQSGSPSINDDIMELLILVSACRGGSARKITAVIPQFPYSKQCKMKRHRGAITARMLANLLVMAGADHVVSMDLHASQMQGFFTKPVDNLYGGPSLAKWIRENVEDYEDAVVVSKNPGGTKRVTALADSLKINFAMIHTDRRRSKDLYSQNKDLQQLKLRKQSMLRKNRPIIRQGDHPNEEENIILSNGIQTARIRNGHVIGDDEADDDEDAILESDSELHSIDGLDSHGLGGTYDAVDSEDEEEIPVLYREQLITLVGNVRGRSAIILDDMIDRPGSFISAAEHLVQNCGAKKVYVVATHGIFTGDCLEELEKSDAIDTIVVTNTYPISGERIAGSKKLVTIDVSPIFAECIRRDHYGESISVLFDSLAAL, from the coding sequence atgcGTAAGtgtaaaatttttgttggTAACTCTCACCCAGAGTTGGGTAATATGGTTTGCCAAAGATTAGGTATCGAACCAGCTCCATGtacattaaaaaaatttgcaaatGGTGAAACGTCAGTTCAAATCGGTGTATCTGTTCGTGACGAAGATGTGTATGTCATTCAATCTGGTTCTCCATCCATAAATGATGACATTATGGAACTGTTGATTTTAGTTTCTGCCTGTAGGGGCGGATCTGCTAGGAAAATTACAGCAGTCATTCCTCAATTTCCTTACTCTAAACAATGTAAAATGAAGAGACACAGAGGCGCTATTACTGCAAGGATGTTGGCCAATCTGTTGGTCATGGCTGGCGCTGATCATGTTGTGTCTATGGACCTTCATGCTTCTCAAATGCAGGGGTTTTTCACCAAACCAGTCGATAACCTATACGGGGGCCCTAGTTTAGCGAAATGGATTAGAGAAAATGTTGAAGACTATGAAGATGCAGTAGTTGTCTCTAAGAATCCAGGTGGTACTAAAAGAGTTACAGCCCTGGCGGATTCTTTGAAGATCAACTTTGCTATGATCCATACTGATCGTCGTCGTTCTAAGGATCTGTATTCTCAAAACAAGGATTTGCAACAACTAAAGTTGAGAAAGCAATCAATGTTGAGGAAAAATAGACCGATCATCAGACAAGGTGACCATCCAAATGAGGAGGAAAACATTATTTTAAGTAACGGTATTCAAACTGCTAGGATCCGTAACGGCCACGTTATCGGTGACGATGAGGCagacgatgatgaagacgcTATCTTAGAATCTGACAGCGAATTGCATTCTATTGATGGCTTAGACTCGCATGGCTTGGGCGGTACATATGATGCTGTCGACTCCGAAGACGAAGAGGAAATCCCAGTTCTCTATAGGGAACAACTGATTACATTGGTCGGAAACGTCCGTGGTCGCTCTGCCATCATTCTAGATGATATGATTGATAGACCTGGGTCATTTATTAGCGCTGCTGAACATTTGGTGCAAAATTGTGGTGCCAAAAAGGTTTATGTTGTTGCTACTCACGGTATATTCACTGGAGACTGTTTGGAAGAACTTGAAAAGTCCGATGCCATTGACACAATTGTGGTCACAAATACATATCCGATTTCTGGCGAACGCATAGCTGGGTCCAAGAAATTGGTTACTATCGATGTTTCTCCAATTTTCGCAGAATGTATCCGTCGTGATCATTATGGTGAGAGTATTTCCGTTTTATTTGACTCTTTGGCAGCTCTGTAA